A region from the Bubalus kerabau isolate K-KA32 ecotype Philippines breed swamp buffalo chromosome 23, PCC_UOA_SB_1v2, whole genome shotgun sequence genome encodes:
- the LOC129637241 gene encoding centromere protein R-like has translation MPVKRSLKLDGMLKANSFGSPKITRKKSAADYSPTTGTCQMSPIASPTSSKEQENRNGPSNGKRKNLNHLSINKRMESTMQDNEFMVLLSKVEKSSEEFMEIMQNLSSIQALKGSKELENLIGIPHASCVFNREMQKTKKLMTNVIKQKLFKKKNSGLPNTGV, from the exons ATGCCTGTTAAAAGATCACTGAAATTGGATGGTATGTTAAAAGCAAATTCATTTGGTTCTCCTAAAATCACAAGGAAGAAAAGTGCTGCAGACTATTCTCCAACAACTGGAACCTGTCAAATGAGCCCAATTGCTTCTCCCACAAGCtcaaaagaacaagaaaacagaaatggaccATCAAATGGAAAGAGGAAAAACTTGAATCACCTCAGTATAAACAAAAGAATGGAATCTACTATGCAAGACAATGAATTCATGGTGTTGCTATCGAAAGTTGAAAAATCATCAGAAGAATTCATGGAAATCATGCAAAATTTAAGTAGTATACAG GCTTTGAAGGGCAGTAAAGAGCTTGAAAATCTCATTGGTATCCCCCATGCATCATGTGTCTTTAACAGagaaatgcagaaaacaaaaaaactaa tgacTAACGTAATAAagcaaaaactatttaaaaagaagaattcaGGACTTCCCAACACAGGCGTTTAG